The genomic window CAACTCGCGCACCCAGTACGTCGGCGATGCGATCTCGGGGCTCGCGACTCCCTGGATCGGCGGCATCTCGGCGGCGTTCGTGATAGCCGTGGTGCTGGTCGCGATCGCACAGGCGGTGCTGACGCGGACCGTGTTCGGTCGCTACGTGGTCGGCATCGGCACCAATGAAGAGGCGATGCGGCTGGCAGGCATCGACCCGCGGCCGATCCGCATCATCGTGTTCGCACTCACCGGGTTGTTCGCAGGTCTGGCAGGACTGATGCAGTCGGCCCGCCTCGAGGCCGCCGATCCGAACGCGGGCGTCGGCATCGAGCTGCAGGTGATCGCCGCCGTGGTCATCGGGGGCACCAGCCTGATGGGCGGTCGGGGGTCGGTGGTCAATACCTTCTTCGGCGTGCTCATCATCGCGGTGCTCGAGGCCGGGCTGGCCCAAGTAGGCGCGAGCGAGCCGAGCAAACGCATCGTCACCGGGTGCGTGATCGTGGTCGCCGTCATCATCGACACGCTGCGCCAGCGCCGCGCCGGCGCGGTCTGACGGCAGAAACGACCATGGCCACCATCAAAGACGTTGCGCTGCACGCCGGGGTATCGATCACCACGGTGTCGCACGTGCTGAACGACACCCGCCACGTCAGCGAGCAAGGCCGCGAACGCGTGCAGGCCGCCATACGCGCGCTGGGGTACGTGCCGAGCGCCGTTGCGCGCAGCCTGAAAAGCAACACCACCTCCACGCTCGGGATGCTGATCCCGAACAGCTCCAATCCGTACTTCGCCGAGATCGTGCGCATCGTCGAAGACCGCTGCTTCGCCGCCGGCTACACGCTGATTCTCTGCAACACCGACGATGAGCCGCATCGGCAGAGCGTGTACCTCAAGGTGCTGGCCGAACGACGTATCGACGGCCTGATCGTGGTGTCCACCGGAGACGACGATTCGCTGGTCACCCAACTGCGTGGCATCAGGTTGCCGATCGTGCTGGTCGATCGCGAGATCGCCGATCCGACGTGCGACCTCGTCGAGACCGCACACATGCAGGGCGGGTTGCTCGCCGTGCGGCATTTGCTGTCGCTCGGCCATCGGCAGATTGCCTGCATCGGCGGCCCAGCCGGCGTGATGCCGAGCGAGCAGCGCATCGAGGGTTGGCGCATGGCGTTGGCGGAGAGCGGTGCGGCGCCCGGCGCCACCACGCTGTTGTGGCGCGGCGGCTTCACCAGCCAGGGCGGCTACGAGGCGATGCATGCGATCCTGCGCACCGACCAGCCGCCTTCCGCTGTCTTCGCATGCAACGACCTGATGGCGATCGGCGCGTTGCGCGCCGCGCACGAGACCGGCGTCCGGGTACCGGACGAACTGTCGATCGTCGGCTTCGACGACATCGAACTGTCGGGCTACACCAGCCCGCCGCTCACCACCGTCGCCCAACCCAAGGATCACATCGGCGCTCTGGCGGTAGACATGCTGCTGGAGCGCGTCAGCCAGCGCCGACAGGAGCCACGCAAAGTGGTGCTGCAGCCCGAGTTGCGCGTGCGGGCATCGACGGCCCGGATGCAGGCCGGCCCGCCATGAATCCGACGTCATCCTCAGCACCACCGCGCATCGTCGTGCTGGGCAGTCTCAATATGGACCTGGTGGTGCGAGTGCCGCACGCGCCCGCTGCAGGCGAGACGCTGCAGGGCCGTTCGATCCACAGCATTCCCGGTGGCAAAGGCGGCAATCAGGCAGTGAGTTGCGCGCGCCAGGGTGCGCTTGTCAGCCTGGTCGGCTGCGTCGGTGCCGACGCGAACGGCGAGGCGTTGCGCCAGGCGCTGCACCTGGACGGCATCGACACCTCGGCGGTCACCACCGATGCCTCGGCGCCCACCGGCACCGCACTGGTCATGGTCGAGGACACGGGCCAGAATCGCATCGTGGTGATTGCCGGCGCCAATGCGCACGTCGAGATCGACGACATGGCGCTGGCAGCCCAGCTGCACGGTACGGCGTTCCTCATTGCACAGTTCGAGACCCCCATCGCGCAAGTCGCGCGTGCGATGACTGCGGCCCATCGCGCCGGTTGCCGCGTGCTGCTCAACCCGTCGCCGGTGCAACCGATCGATGACGCGCTGTGGCCGCTGATCGACACGCTGGTGGTCAACGAGGTCGAGGCGCAAACGCTTTCGGGCCGACTGGTCGAGAGCCCGCGCGATGCCGCCCTGGCTGGCGAGTCGATGCGTTCACGCGGCGTTGCACGCGTGGTCGTCACGCTGGGCGCCAGCGGCGCCGTGGCCGTCGATGCGGACGGTGCGCGCCACCATCCGACACTCCCCGTGGAGACGGTCGACACCACCGCAGCCGGCGACACTTTTCTAGGTGCGCTGGCGGTAACTCTCGCCTCCGGCGCGTCACTGGACGAGGGCGTTAGCCTGGGCATCCGGGCCGCAGCGCTGTGCATCGCGCAGCCCGGCGCTCAACCTTCCATCCCGCTGCGCAGCGCCGTGTTGCGCAGTGCCTTGCCACCCGCCTGGACACCACTTTGAAACGCACTTTGCTCCTCCATCCCGAACTGTCGCAATCGATCGCCCGCCTGGGTCATGGCGACATGGTCGTACTCGCCGACGCCGGTCTGCCGATTCCCGATGGCCCGCGCCGCATCGACCTCGCGGTCACACCGGGCGTGCCCCGACTCGCCGACGTGCTCAAGGCCGTGCTGTCGGAGATGCAGGTCGAGCGCGCCATGATCGCGCGTGAAACGATCGACGCCGGTGCAGGCCACGTGCTGCCAGCCTGGTGTGCCGGTCAATTGGCCATCGCGCCCGAAATGATCTCGCACGAGGAGCTCAAGCGCTTGTGTGCGCGTGCCAAGGTGGTGGTGCGCACGGGTGAGTGCACGCCTTACGCCAACATCGTGCTGTGTGCCGGAGTGACGTTCTGAGTGGTCGAGGCTGCGCCCGACCTATCCGAAGACGTAGTTGGCACCGACCGGCTGGCCCACTTTCAGCACCTGCTCGGCGCCCTCGGTCCCGCCCTGCAGCACGATGCAATTCATGCCGAAAGTGATGGCGCCGTCGACCCGGTCGTTTTGCCGGTAGGTCGATAGCGTGTCGACAACCTCGTGCGTCGACACGGCGGTGGCGGGATCGATGTCCGGAATGGGACAGCGCGGGCACGGCTTCGCGGGCTGCAGCAAGGCCTGCGCATCGGGTGCGGTAGCGACATGGAAAATGTCGACCCGGTCTTCGTCCTGCGCCTCGATGCCGGCCAGCACGATATTCGGGCGGAATCGCTCCATGCCGATCGCGCCATGCCCGGCGGCCACCAGCTTCTCGTTCAGTTCGGCAAGCGATGCTTCGCTGGTGATCAGCAGCGGGAAGCCGTCGGCGAACTGGTTGGTCGCTTCCACGCCTCGGGTCCACTTCATGTTGGACAGCCGCTTTTGCTCGGGGTCGAAGCGGACCATCCTGAGTTGCCGGGGCTTGCCGGGCTCCGACAGGAAGTCGCTGAACCACTGCGCAGCGATATCGCCCATGTCGTAGGCGGCCACCTCGTCGTTCCAGACCGTGACCCGCACCGGACCTTCGACCCGATCGAATGCGATGTGGAGTGCCAGCATCCCGGGGGCGCGGAGCACCATTTCCATCTGCTTCATCTGCGGCCTGACGAGCGCCATCCGCGGCAGCTCGCGCTGTGTGACGAACACACCGGCGGCATCGACCACCATCCAGGCGCGGTCGAATTCGAGTCCCGCTTCGGTAAGCAGGACTTCGGGGAGTTCGACGCCGGCACAGGATTTGATCGGATAGACGAACAGGCGCGAGATGGTGGCGCGAACGTCGAAAGCCGCCAGGTCGGCAAGCGGAGCGGCGTTGGGTGGAGTCACGGCGGTTTCCTTGAAAACGTCACGAAAAGACGCGAATCTGCGATTGTCCCGCAGCGCACGGCAGCGGGAGGCAACTCCTACAATCCGCCGATGTCTCTTCCCCCCGAAGTCTGTATTCGCGGCGCCGGCATCGTCGGCCGCACGCTGGCGCTGTTGTTGGCGCGCGAACGCGTCAGGGTGGCGCTCGTGTCGCCGCAACTGCCGAACCCCCACGAAGACGTGCGCGCCTATGCGCTCAATGCCGCCTCCCGGACCTTGCTCGAAGGACTCCGCGCCTGGCCCGATGCGCAGCACGCGACCGAAGTCCGCGAGATGCAGGTCAACGGCGACGCAGGTGGTCGCGTGCAGTTCAGCGCCCCGAGCCAAAAGGTCGATGCGCTGGCCTGGATCGTCGACGTGCCGGCGCTGGAACGCCAGCTGAGCGATGCGGTCCGCTTTCAGCCACGCATCGACGTCGTGGCCGAGCCGGTGCCGGCGGCGCTCACCGTGGTGTGCGAGGGCAAGGTCAGCACGACACGTGACGCACTCGGCGTGCGATATGAGGTCACGCGCTACCCGCAACATGCGATCGCCGCGCGACTCGAAGCCGAACAACCGCATGGGGAGATCGCGCGCCAGTGGTTCGACGACCGCGGCGAGGTGCTGGCATTGCTTCCGGTCGGCGGCTCCGGTAGTCGCTCGCTGGCGCTGGTCTGGTCGGTCGACCAACTGCGCGCGCCGGCGTTGCTGGCCCTGAGCGCAGACGACTTCGCCGCGGCGGTGCGCGAAGCCAGTCAAGACGCGTTGGGTGCTTTGACGCTCACGAGCGAGCGTGCCGCCTGGCCCCTGCAACGCGCCATCGCCGATCGCTGGAGCGGCACGATGGCCGACGGCAAGGCATGGGCGCTGGCGGGTGACGCGGCGCACACTGTGCATCCGCTCGCGGGCCAAGGCCTCAATCTGGGCCTGGCCGATGCGGCCGAACTGGCCTCGGTACTGAAGGGCCGCGAGTATTGGCGGGGCGTCGGCGATGCGCGTCTGCTGCGCCGCTACGAGCGCGCCCGTCGCACCGACGTGCTGTCGATGAGCCTCGCGACCGACGCGCTACAACAACTCTTCGCGCATCGCACCGAGCCGCTGCCGGCACTGCGCAACTGGGGCATGCGTGGCTTCGATCGCACGCGGTTCGTCAAACAGTGGATCGCCCGGCAGGCCATGGGCCTTCCCTGACGCCTTCCGGCATCACACTCACTCAACGATTTAAACGGTCCTCTCATGAAACTCGCTTGCAAACTTCTTGCCGTCTTCGGCTTCGGGGCTGCCCTGCTCACCAGCTTCAATGCGCTGGCCGGCGAAGCCGAAATCCGAAAGAACCTCGCGGCGCGCATTCCGCAGTTCGCGAAGATCGACGAGGTTTCCAAATCGCCGATCGCCGGCGTGTACGAAGTCCGCATCAACGGCGCCGAAATCTTCTACACCGATGAGCAGGGCAACTACCTGCTTCAAGGCAATCTCATCGATGTGAAGGCGCGTAAGAACCTGACCGAAGCGCGGGTCGAAAAGCTCAGCGAGGTCGCATTCGACAAGCTGCCGGTGAACGACGCTTTCAAGATCGTGCGCGGCAACGGCAAGCGCAAGCTCGCAGTTTTCGAAGATCCCAACTGCGGCTACTGCAAGCACTTCGAGCGTGACCTGAAAACGGTCGACAACGTGACGGTCTATCTCTTCCTGTACCCGGTGCTCGGTGCGGATTCGACTGCCAAGGCGCGCAATATCTGGTGCGCCAAAGACAAGGTCAAAAGCTGGAACGACTGGATGTCGAGCGAGGTCAAGCCCGATGCGGCCAGCGCGGATTGCGATGTCGCCGCCGTGCAACGTAATGTCGAATTCGGCCGCAAGTACAACATCACCGGCACGCCGACGTTGATCTTCAGCGACGGCTCGCGCGCACCGGGCGCGATTCCTGCAGCCCAGGTCGAGCAGAAACTCAGCGCAGCCAACTGATGGGCGCGCCCCGGAGCGCGGCAAATGCAACTGCAACTGCAACTGCAGCGGCCATTCACTATCGCGTCGAATGCGCCGACCGCAATGCACATCTGTTTGCGGTCACCCTCACCATCGATCGGCCGGCACCGCATCAACGCGTGTCGCTGCCGGTGTGGATTCCGGGCAGCTATCTGGTTCGTGAGTTCGCCAAGAACCTGCAAGGCCTCAACGCGAAGCAAGGTCGCCGCAACATCGGCATCGCGCAACTCGAC from Variovorax sp. PAMC28562 includes these protein-coding regions:
- a CDS encoding ABC transporter permease, whose protein sequence is MNPIASKPVSAPDAQPAATAATRGATLRGQLGTYLGLAAVLVGMVALFGSLSEYFLTRETFITIANEIPALLVMAVGMTFVLIIAGIDLSVGSVLALSAAITTAAILQWHWPVPAAAALGLFAGLACGAITGSVSVAWRLPSFIVSLGMLEAVRGGAYLVTNSRTQYVGDAISGLATPWIGGISAAFVIAVVLVAIAQAVLTRTVFGRYVVGIGTNEEAMRLAGIDPRPIRIIVFALTGLFAGLAGLMQSARLEAADPNAGVGIELQVIAAVVIGGTSLMGGRGSVVNTFFGVLIIAVLEAGLAQVGASEPSKRIVTGCVIVVAVIIDTLRQRRAGAV
- a CDS encoding LacI family DNA-binding transcriptional regulator, whose product is MATIKDVALHAGVSITTVSHVLNDTRHVSEQGRERVQAAIRALGYVPSAVARSLKSNTTSTLGMLIPNSSNPYFAEIVRIVEDRCFAAGYTLILCNTDDEPHRQSVYLKVLAERRIDGLIVVSTGDDDSLVTQLRGIRLPIVLVDREIADPTCDLVETAHMQGGLLAVRHLLSLGHRQIACIGGPAGVMPSEQRIEGWRMALAESGAAPGATTLLWRGGFTSQGGYEAMHAILRTDQPPSAVFACNDLMAIGALRAAHETGVRVPDELSIVGFDDIELSGYTSPPLTTVAQPKDHIGALAVDMLLERVSQRRQEPRKVVLQPELRVRASTARMQAGPP
- the rbsK gene encoding ribokinase; its protein translation is MNPTSSSAPPRIVVLGSLNMDLVVRVPHAPAAGETLQGRSIHSIPGGKGGNQAVSCARQGALVSLVGCVGADANGEALRQALHLDGIDTSAVTTDASAPTGTALVMVEDTGQNRIVVIAGANAHVEIDDMALAAQLHGTAFLIAQFETPIAQVARAMTAAHRAGCRVLLNPSPVQPIDDALWPLIDTLVVNEVEAQTLSGRLVESPRDAALAGESMRSRGVARVVVTLGASGAVAVDADGARHHPTLPVETVDTTAAGDTFLGALAVTLASGASLDEGVSLGIRAAALCIAQPGAQPSIPLRSAVLRSALPPAWTPL
- the rbsD gene encoding D-ribose pyranase — protein: MKRTLLLHPELSQSIARLGHGDMVVLADAGLPIPDGPRRIDLAVTPGVPRLADVLKAVLSEMQVERAMIARETIDAGAGHVLPAWCAGQLAIAPEMISHEELKRLCARAKVVVRTGECTPYANIVLCAGVTF
- a CDS encoding MOSC domain-containing protein: MTPPNAAPLADLAAFDVRATISRLFVYPIKSCAGVELPEVLLTEAGLEFDRAWMVVDAAGVFVTQRELPRMALVRPQMKQMEMVLRAPGMLALHIAFDRVEGPVRVTVWNDEVAAYDMGDIAAQWFSDFLSEPGKPRQLRMVRFDPEQKRLSNMKWTRGVEATNQFADGFPLLITSEASLAELNEKLVAAGHGAIGMERFRPNIVLAGIEAQDEDRVDIFHVATAPDAQALLQPAKPCPRCPIPDIDPATAVSTHEVVDTLSTYRQNDRVDGAITFGMNCIVLQGGTEGAEQVLKVGQPVGANYVFG
- a CDS encoding FAD-dependent monooxygenase; the protein is MSLPPEVCIRGAGIVGRTLALLLARERVRVALVSPQLPNPHEDVRAYALNAASRTLLEGLRAWPDAQHATEVREMQVNGDAGGRVQFSAPSQKVDALAWIVDVPALERQLSDAVRFQPRIDVVAEPVPAALTVVCEGKVSTTRDALGVRYEVTRYPQHAIAARLEAEQPHGEIARQWFDDRGEVLALLPVGGSGSRSLALVWSVDQLRAPALLALSADDFAAAVREASQDALGALTLTSERAAWPLQRAIADRWSGTMADGKAWALAGDAAHTVHPLAGQGLNLGLADAAELASVLKGREYWRGVGDARLLRRYERARRTDVLSMSLATDALQQLFAHRTEPLPALRNWGMRGFDRTRFVKQWIARQAMGLP
- a CDS encoding DsbC family protein; translation: MKLACKLLAVFGFGAALLTSFNALAGEAEIRKNLAARIPQFAKIDEVSKSPIAGVYEVRINGAEIFYTDEQGNYLLQGNLIDVKARKNLTEARVEKLSEVAFDKLPVNDAFKIVRGNGKRKLAVFEDPNCGYCKHFERDLKTVDNVTVYLFLYPVLGADSTAKARNIWCAKDKVKSWNDWMSSEVKPDAASADCDVAAVQRNVEFGRKYNITGTPTLIFSDGSRAPGAIPAAQVEQKLSAAN